TGCAGCGGTTAGGCCAGAAGGGCCTGCACCCGCTATTGCAACATCCAATTCAAGGCATTCGAGAAATTCTTCTAAAAAGTTTTTAACTATTATTTTTGTTATCTCAATATCTCTTATCATGAAAATTGAAATGAGAAGAAATATATTATTTTTTCTTCTGGAAAAGCGATGGCAAATATATAAAATAAACCCCTTCTCTGTTTATTATTATTGAACCATCTTCAGCTAGTTTTCTAACATTGATTTCATAGTCACCTATCTCCTTTATATTTATGCTTTCTATTCTTTTCTTCATTTCCTCCGCTTCTTTTTCCGCTTTTTCCTTTTCAGTTTCTATTCTCTTTATTATATTTTCTATTTTTTCTCTTTCGCCTTCAAAAAATTTCTCCTTTTCTATTTCCTTTAATATTTTTACTCTTTTTTCAGTTTCAAGAGGTTTTCTGATGTAGTAAAAAAATTTACCCCCACAGTGTGGGCAACCATTTTCAATAATTTTTGTATCCGTATATACTTTTCCACAATTCAAACATTGATGAGCCATTTATCCCGCCTTTATAATTGTTTTTATAACTTCCTTATCCCTATAAATTGTTTTTAGCTTATCAGCTGGTCCAACAATAGTCATTCTATTTCTTTTGCCAAAAAATTTTTGCCAGAAACCTTTTTTTTCCTCCATATAGCTTTCCATTTCTATACCAACAAAACCATCGTTTATATCCTCCATGGTCATCTCTATAAGTTTTGCCTGCTCCTCTGAGGACAAGCCACTTTCAAGAACAAGT
This region of Thermoplasmatales archaeon genomic DNA includes:
- a CDS encoding DUF2073 domain-containing protein — encoded protein: MSFIAQEKLNNLNSEEKLKFILKEVKKGHILVLESGLSSEEQAKLIEMTMEDINDGFVGIEMESYMEEKKGFWQKFFGKRNRMTIVGPADKLKTIYRDKEVIKTIIKAG